One window from the genome of Rhodospirillales bacterium encodes:
- a CDS encoding MFS transporter: MLTLFLIVFIDLVGFGIVIPLLPFYGEHFAATPAEVGLLMATYSAAQFLAAPLWGRLSDRVGRRPVLAVSLAGIAAAYMWLAYATQLWELFAARAVAGAMAGNIAVAFAYAADITTPANRAKGMGLIGAAFGLGFIFGPAIGGVLAGPDPLQADYRSPALAAAVLSAIAFVMTVATLPESVSPEVRERLRAMPRQSRWRQLRRSLTQPAVLLLILLSFLAHFVFAGMETTFAMWSRRQFGWGPEQNGYVFAFIGVVSAAIQGGLIGRLARRFGEPRLIVFGACALTVGILLIPLSHGLPLLLTAMFVVAVGFSLMSPALNSLTSLQVHPDAHGGTLGVSRSATTLARVLGPVWAGALFFYFGKAWPFLGGGAVMVLVVALALRIGARVTSPASGGDQG, from the coding sequence ATGCTCACGCTGTTTCTGATCGTCTTCATCGACCTCGTCGGCTTTGGCATCGTCATTCCGCTGCTGCCGTTCTACGGCGAGCACTTTGCGGCCACGCCGGCTGAGGTGGGGCTGCTGATGGCGACGTATTCCGCAGCCCAGTTCCTGGCGGCGCCGCTGTGGGGTCGCCTCAGCGACCGGGTGGGGCGGAGGCCGGTCCTGGCGGTCAGCCTCGCCGGCATCGCCGCCGCCTACATGTGGCTCGCTTACGCCACGCAGCTATGGGAGTTGTTTGCCGCGCGCGCCGTCGCCGGCGCCATGGCCGGCAACATTGCGGTCGCCTTCGCCTACGCCGCCGATATCACAACCCCCGCCAACAGAGCCAAAGGCATGGGCCTGATCGGCGCCGCCTTCGGCCTCGGGTTCATCTTCGGGCCGGCCATCGGTGGCGTGCTCGCCGGGCCCGACCCGTTGCAGGCGGACTACCGCTCTCCGGCGCTGGCCGCCGCGGTCCTGTCGGCGATCGCATTCGTCATGACCGTTGCCACGTTGCCTGAGTCCGTGTCACCGGAGGTACGCGAACGGCTCCGCGCCATGCCGCGGCAAAGCCGCTGGCGGCAATTGCGACGGTCGTTGACCCAGCCCGCGGTGCTGCTGCTGATCCTGCTGTCGTTCCTGGCGCATTTCGTCTTTGCCGGCATGGAGACCACCTTCGCCATGTGGTCTCGCCGCCAGTTCGGATGGGGACCGGAGCAGAACGGCTACGTGTTCGCCTTCATCGGCGTAGTTTCCGCGGCAATTCAGGGGGGGCTGATCGGTCGCCTGGCGCGCCGCTTCGGCGAGCCGCGGCTGATCGTGTTCGGTGCGTGCGCCCTGACCGTAGGCATTCTGTTGATCCCATTGTCGCACGGTCTGCCGTTGCTGTTGACGGCGATGTTCGTCGTTGCGGTCGGATTCAGCCTGATGTCTCCCGCTCTCAACAGCCTGACGTCGCTGCAGGTGCACCCGGACGCGCACGGCGGCACCCTGGGTGTCAGCCGTTCCGCAACCACCCTCGCCAGGGTCCTCGGCCCCGTGTGGGCCGGCGCGCTGTTCTTCTATTTCGGCAAGGCGTGGCCGTTCCTCGGCGGCGGCGCCGTCATGGTGCTGGTCGTAGCCCTCGCGCTCCGCATCGGCGCCCGCGTCACCTCGCCCGCATCAGGCGGCGACCAAGGCTAA
- the rpmE gene encoding 50S ribosomal protein L31, with protein MKKDIHPDYHEITVEMTDGSSFTTRSTYGKKGETLKLGIDPKTHPAWTGVHRLMDSGGQVAKFHKRFKNLGIGG; from the coding sequence ATGAAGAAAGACATTCACCCCGACTATCACGAGATCACCGTCGAGATGACGGACGGCTCGTCATTCACGACCCGGTCGACCTATGGCAAGAAGGGCGAAACCCTGAAGCTCGGCATCGATCCCAAGACTCACCCGGCCTGGACCGGCGTGCACCGCCTCATGGACAGCGGCGGTCAGGTCGCCAAGTTCCACAAGCGTTTCAAGAACCTGGGCATCGGCGGGTGA
- the cyaY gene encoding iron donor protein CyaY, producing the protein MFTTEAEFETRAEQTLARLADAIDEAVGDLLDVEFNGGILTIDLESGGHYVINKHAASRQIWMSSPKSGALHFDHHETDGWVATSGAGTLPQILAMELSDETGAPVSLN; encoded by the coding sequence ATGTTCACCACCGAAGCAGAATTCGAGACGCGCGCCGAGCAGACCCTGGCCCGCCTCGCCGACGCCATCGACGAAGCCGTCGGCGACCTCCTAGACGTGGAGTTCAACGGCGGGATCCTCACCATCGATCTGGAATCGGGCGGTCACTACGTCATCAACAAGCATGCCGCCAGCCGCCAGATCTGGATGTCGTCGCCGAAAAGCGGCGCCCTGCATTTCGACCACCACGAGACCGACGGCTGGGTGGCGACCAGCGGCGCCGGAACGCTCCCGCAAATTCTGGCCATGGAACTATCGGACGAGACCGGGGCCCCGGTGTCCCTGAATTAG
- a CDS encoding peptidoglycan -binding protein → MATLARRTPYSINTWPGFVDALAALLIVVIFLLMVFVLAQFFLNEALTGRDEALMRLETRVSELNDLLGLERNANEDMRANVAQLSDDLQASLAVRDDLRSAIRALTDRATAAESRVEDLATDLSRAQRTVAADKRAIDEQTRRLNQLLSQVAALQALKEELEREALALGRKAEDTEARLIEERELSNSARAQVALLNKQLTALREQLGQLSAALDASELKAVQQEEQIATLGQRLNAALAERVQELASYRSEFFGRLRQVLGDQEGIRVVGDRFVFQSEVLFESGSSELDEEGRQQLSQVADSIRELQDRIPDDLPWVLQVNGHTDSLPIQTPAFASNWELSAARALSVVNLLIERGIPPNRLAAAGFGEFQPLVEGSSPEDLRRNRRIELKLTRP, encoded by the coding sequence ATGGCCACCCTCGCCCGCCGCACCCCCTATTCCATCAACACCTGGCCCGGCTTCGTCGACGCCCTGGCGGCGCTGCTGATCGTCGTCATTTTCCTGCTGATGGTGTTCGTGCTCGCCCAGTTCTTCCTTAACGAGGCGCTGACCGGTCGCGACGAGGCGCTGATGCGCCTGGAGACAAGGGTTTCCGAGCTTAATGACCTGCTCGGCCTCGAACGCAACGCCAACGAGGACATGCGCGCCAACGTTGCGCAGCTTTCGGACGACCTGCAAGCCTCCCTCGCCGTCCGCGACGACCTTCGCTCTGCCATACGGGCTCTGACCGATCGCGCCACCGCCGCGGAGAGCCGGGTGGAGGATCTCGCCACGGATCTCAGCCGGGCACAGCGCACTGTCGCGGCGGACAAGCGGGCGATCGACGAGCAGACGCGCCGACTCAACCAGCTGCTGAGCCAAGTCGCCGCCCTCCAGGCGCTGAAGGAGGAGCTGGAACGGGAGGCCCTTGCGCTCGGCCGCAAAGCCGAAGACACCGAAGCGAGGTTGATCGAGGAGCGCGAGCTTTCGAACAGCGCCCGCGCCCAGGTCGCCCTTCTCAACAAGCAGCTGACCGCCCTCCGGGAGCAGCTCGGGCAACTGAGCGCTGCGCTCGACGCGTCCGAGCTGAAAGCGGTGCAACAGGAGGAGCAGATCGCGACGCTCGGCCAGCGCCTCAACGCGGCACTCGCCGAACGGGTCCAGGAGCTGGCCAGCTACCGCTCCGAGTTCTTCGGCCGGTTGCGGCAGGTTCTGGGCGATCAGGAAGGGATCCGGGTGGTCGGTGACCGCTTCGTGTTCCAATCGGAAGTGCTGTTTGAAAGCGGCTCGTCCGAGCTGGACGAAGAAGGCCGGCAGCAACTGTCCCAAGTCGCCGACAGCATCCGGGAGCTCCAGGACCGCATCCCCGACGACCTGCCATGGGTGCTGCAGGTCAATGGCCATACCGACAGCCTGCCGATCCAGACACCGGCGTTTGCCTCCAACTGGGAGTTGTCGGCGGCGCGGGCGCTCTCCGTCGTCAACCTGTTGATCGAGCGTGGAATTCCGCCCAACAGGCTGGCGGCCGCCGGCTTCGGTGAGTTCCAGCCGCTGGTCGAGGGATCCTCGCCCGAGGACCTGCGCCGCAACCGCCGCATCGAGCTCAAGCTCACCCGGCCCTGA
- a CDS encoding acyl-CoA thioesterase produces the protein MPLEYSLSRADYFYWTTISTRWSDNDQLGHVNNVLYFRYFEAAVVAMLIEEAQLDWRRDPLIPYAVDVRCQFRQPLTFPEVVEAGLNVARLGTTSVTYGLALFARNDSDPAAVGHFVHVYVERQSESPVAIPDPIRAVYQRYYRPEPV, from the coding sequence ATGCCGCTCGAATACAGCTTGTCACGCGCCGATTACTTCTACTGGACGACGATTTCGACCCGGTGGAGCGACAACGACCAGCTCGGCCACGTCAACAACGTGTTGTACTTTCGCTACTTCGAGGCAGCGGTCGTCGCCATGCTGATCGAGGAAGCCCAGCTGGACTGGCGTCGGGATCCGCTCATTCCCTATGCCGTCGACGTGCGCTGCCAGTTCCGGCAGCCGCTCACGTTTCCAGAGGTGGTAGAGGCAGGATTGAACGTCGCTCGGCTGGGCACAACCAGCGTCACCTACGGGCTGGCCTTGTTTGCCCGCAACGACTCCGACCCGGCCGCAGTCGGCCATTTCGTGCACGTCTATGTAGAGCGCCAAAGCGAATCGCCGGTCGCGATCCCGGACCCCATCCGCGCCGTGTACCAGCGCTACTACAGGCCGGAGCCGGTGTGA